In Apium graveolens cultivar Ventura chromosome 10, ASM990537v1, whole genome shotgun sequence, the following are encoded in one genomic region:
- the LOC141693519 gene encoding F-box/kelch-repeat protein At5g60570-like, with the protein MDFDSKKKMCLKMKKLSEGEDRGDYDGGFKFGSSDSLIPGLYDDVALNCLASACRSDYSALSCLNVRFSELMKSGYLYELRKNLGIVEHWVYMVCDPRGWEAFDPTRNKWVKLPKIPCDECFNHADKESLTVGSELLVFGRELFGFVTWKYSLIHHNWFKSEGINHPRCLFASGSLGSIAVVAGGCDKFGNILKSAELYDSSTGGWEMLPNMHSPRKLSSGFFMDEKFYVIGGMTSNTDSLTCGEELDLKTMKWRRIEGMYPNVNKAAQAPPLVAVVDNQLYAVEYLTNNVIKYDKEKNKWDVLGRLPVRADYSNGWGLAFKAYGKQLLVVGGQRTQEGEAIVLNSWCPKSGVKDGSLDWKVLGVKEKVGVFVYNCAIMGC; encoded by the coding sequence ATGGATTTTGATTCTAAGAAGAAAATGTGTTTGAAAATGAAGAAGTTAAGTGAAGGGGAAGATAGAGGAGATTATGATGGTGGTTTTAAGTTTGGGTCGAGTGATTCGCTTATTCCAGGTCTTTACGATGATGTAGCTTTAAATTGTCTTGCTTCGGCTTGTAGATCGGATTATTCTGCGTTATCTTGTCTTAATGTGAGGTTTAGTGAGCTAATGAAAAGTGGGTATTTGTACGAGTTGCGTAAGAATTTAGGGATTGTGGAGCATTGGGTGTATATGGTTTGTGATCCGAGGGGGTGGGAGGCGTTTGATCCGACGAGGAATAAGTGGGTGAAGTTGCCTAAAATTCCATGTGATGAGTGTTTTAATCACGCGGACAAGGAGTCACTAACTGTAGGCAGTGAGTTGCTTGTTTTTGGGCGCGAGTTATTTGGGTTTGTGACGTGGAAGTATAGCTTGATTCACCATAATTGGTTTAAAAGTGAAGGAATAAATCATCCTCGGTGTTTGTTTGCTTCGGGTAGTCTTGGATCGATTGCTGTAGTTGCTGGAGGTTGTGACAAGTTTGGGAATATTCTTAAATCTGCTGAGCTTTATGATTCATCAACTGGCGGATGGGAAATGTTACCGAATATGCACTCACCGCGTAAATTATCCTCTGGTTTTTTTATGGATGAGAAGTTTTATGTGATAGGAGGGATGACGAGTAACACTGATTCATTAACTTGTGGGGAGGAGCTAGACCTTAAGACAATGAAATGGAGGAGAATTGAGGGGATGTATCCAAATGTAAATAAGGCTGCCCAGGCACCTCCTCTTGTGGCAGTTGTTGATAATCAACTATATGCAGTTGAGTACTTGACCAACAATGTAATAAAGTATGACAAGGAGAAGAACAAGTGGGATGTGTTGGGGAGACTTCCAGTCAGAGCTGATTATTCGAATGGTTGGGGGCTGGCTTTCAAAGCCTATGGAAAGCAACTTCTAGTGGTGGGAGGCCAAAGGACCCAAGAAGGTGAAGCTATTGTGTTAAATTCTTGGTGCCCAAAATCAGGGGTCAAGGATGGGAGTTTGGATTGGAAAGTGCTTGGCGTTAAGGAAAAGGTCGGGGTGTTTGTTTACAACTGTGCTATCATGGGTTGTTGA